TGCGATGTAGGAGACCTATCAACTTCCTTGTTTTATTACAAATCGTATTGATGTGAGTGTGCCAGCTCAAGTCAGCCGATATGGTAATTCCTAAATACTTGTAGTTAGAAACCTGCTGCAGAACATAACCATTTAGAAGTAGAGTTGGAGCCTTCAATGAGCGCGATGTTTTCTTAGAAACGGACATAAACTTACACTTGCCAAGATTAAATTCTAATAATTAAGGTATATCTATAACATAAAATTAGAAATTATACTATAGGATGTGCATGCGCCTATAGTTTTTTTAAATTATTTCACCAACTATAATAATGCTATAACACTGATGCCCCTTTATATTTGTATAAGCTGATGATCAATTGTCTTCATGTGTACTTTTTAAGCATGCAGTGAGTATAAAAAGTATTGTATACAAGAAAAATCTTTAGGGGATAAATTTTCCACGGTCTTAAAACTCCCTAAAGTATGGAAGGTAGATCTAAAAAGATTTAAGACATTTTCTGGGAAACAAGATGATGTCACTCATTGTAGGTGGACCAATCAAATTTGTTCTCATTCAGTGCCTCATGTAGAAGACATGCATTGCCTCATGTAGAAGACATGCATTTAAGCATACATTTCAGGTTAAACTAAACTTGCTGCTTCTATTTTAGATTTTGGAACAGGTATGTTGCATGCAGTTACGTATTATagacatacacatgcatgcatgtgttaggGGGTGTGAGAAATTACACTCACAAGTATGTGCTAGTGTAATTTCCCGAAACAATTGGTAATTCTAAGAATTTAAATACACCcctaacacatgcatgcatgtgagtgtAATTTCTCAGCCAATTATATTTTCTCAGGTAATTCTGAGAATTTAAATACACTAACAAATAATTAATATAACACTCCAAAGTAATGAATTACTAACAAACATAAAAATTATCGTTTCAATTGGTAAACTTGGTAacattataattgtatatatagggaGCACTTTAAATTTACCATTTGCAAGTTGTAAAATATAGTTGTACCAATGGCAATGACATGCAGTCATGTGTATGGTGAGGGTGCATGTCACTGTGATAGAGCTTGCAGTATGCAATTCGAACTATCTATATACTTCAGATATATACGGGGGGGAGGGGGCCAAAGCAATGAATACAGTTAATAAGTGCATGCTTGCTATAAATGCTGCACTGCAGCAGGTATTGCTACtagttcatgcatgcagtgaaattGTAATAATGTCTGATGGATCCAGAACTAGTATTCATGTCCAAGATTCTGAACCACCACAGTCAGCATCAAATCCAAATGAACAGAGCAAGTCTAAGGAGGATTCTAAATCTGCAAAGTTACAGTCTGCAAAGTTATATGCTTTTCATACTCTTATTCAGGCTGTTCCATTTTTTCTTATGCTGATTTGTACCGTTTTCAGCCAAATATCGCTGGTGAATCTGACCAACCAACTGAGATTGCACGCAAACTGCAGTGGCAACGCAACGGATAATGACTGTTTGGATACAGAAGACGAGGCCGAGGCTATAGCAGTGTTCTGGTACATTGTTATCATTTTGATGATTCCCAACCTGCACACTTTCATCAAGTCATTCATGCATGGAGTGCGTTCACAGCAGAATCTTTGGCCTTCTATTGTGTCCGGTTTTGTTGTAAGTTAattatcactgcatgcatgtaatcgGAACCATGTAATCGACTAAAGTgtttggcataattattggtgtgcatgcgcaagcaaggaaTATACAGTAGTGggtttgttgtgtgtgtgtgtgtgtgtgtgtgtgtgtgtgtgtgtgtgtgtgtgtgcgtgtgtctgtctgtctgtctgtctgtgtagactgctacagctgcacgaagtgcaagtaagagcttctatataggcttctagtcttggattttaatttgtaatttgcaaaataatgctttgttctagagtttatgcctagttttgccattgcagccttttcagaaaagtgcgtagcaaaacttggccaccgagtgttgctatactctacttatagtagttagctctgcactaggacgctatagctatattgGTATAGctggaagagagctgcaaggctctgctgatacagccattaattttatacttacatggacttttggcatcgatcgtttttaacatcAATCATGGGTGTCGATCATCAATTCATTATACCCCATGCACGCTTTATGATTCTAGATTCTGGCATACCCAAAAATgatcagtggaccaaagtggccAACTTGAATTTAGCACTGTGACCACAGAATCTGAAATTAGCTTTTGGCTATCAGCTCAGCTTTCAGCTATCAGCTTTTAGTCAGTACAGTGGACCTAAGTGACCAACATGAATTTAGCACTGTGACCACAGAATCTAGCTTTTGGCTTATCAGCTATCAGTGAATCAGATCAGATCATCATGCTGAATTTTGCATAAAAATTAACTTTTCGCAAGCAGCAAAGTAAATCAGCTAAAGCTATAGCAGGCTATCAGCTATCTAGCTATCAGCTCTCTGCATGGCTATCTCACTGGCCAGTCAGTCCCACAtctagtctggccacgccctcctcAATTAAAATGAGgctgctaataattattactgctAGGATTTTAACCTAATCATGTGACTTTAAATTTTTTATGCATCCATGcatgacatataattataataaaccATAACTcagataaattattataatcagtAACTACCAAGTATTGTAATTTAGGGTGACAGGTTCTTAGTGAATCTGGACAAGGTTAGTATGGCACCTTGAAGGGAATGCTTATTGCCACACATCAGTTTGGTCTATATAAAATAGATATTTTCCGTGATTTAAGGTTGTTCCTGGGAAATAAATTTAAAGGGTGAATTTGCTCACTACAAcataaccctaaccctaaccctcaATCAATGCTCGACAGTGGGGACAGGAGGAGCGTAAAATCAAATCACCTATATATGGATTATATTATGTGTGACCTGTGTGACCTACGGCGATAGGTGGTTTGATTTAGGTTCCTCCTGTCCCCACTCTCGAGTACTGGGACATGCAGTGTGGTGGAGCAAATTCACCCTTTACACGCCCTTATTTCCATGCAAGGATCAACCTTAGGGTGGTCAAACAAACAACAAACATTATACAGTTAGCATGCAGGTTAAACTATTAAATATGTTGGAAGATATCTATATACACCAAACTGATGTGTGACAATAAGCATTCCCTTCAAGATGCCATACTTAACTTTATCCAGATTCACTAAGAACCTGTCTGCCCTAGATTACGATACTTGGTAAttactaattaattaataagttatggattgatttttgatataattattatgtcatggATGCATAAAAAAATTAGAAAATCCTAGCAGTAATGTTAGCAGCCTCATTAATTTGggagggtgtggtcaaacTAGATGTGGGACTGGCCAGCGAGATATATAGCCATGTATAGAGAGctgatagctagctatatagctacagcCTTAGCTGATTTAATTTGCTGCTTGCGAAAAGTTAATTTCTATGCAAAATTCAGCGTGATGATCTGATCTGGTTCACTGATAGCTGATAAGCCAAAAGCTGAAAGCTGAGctgatataattttatagtcaaAATCTAATTTCATATACGCATTAGATTCTGTGGTCACAGTGCTAAATTCAACTTGGCCACTTAGGTCCACTGTATACTGACTGAAAGCTGAGCTGATAAGCCAAAAGCTGAAAGCTAAGCTGATAGCCAAAAGCTAATTTCAGATTCTGTGGTCACAGTGCTAAATTCAAGTTggccactttggtccactgatcaaaaatgttcatcatgaatTGAttactagctattagtagctttattagTAGCCTTGgcacacctccaccgaggcatcagcaccagcAGTACTTTCATTTTATTTATGACTTGCTtccacacatgcatatatacagggTGCACTGGTCTCTATTGTTGAAGTCTGGGTAATGTGTACTGTTATTTTCTTGGGAATCTCTGTCCTTCCACCTGGATTAAATCTTTTTTTGCTCAATGGAGTTTGTGTTTTGCAGGTGATATTGGACATTTCTACAATTTTAATTGAAGCACTACGGCGAAGGATAATGAAAAACGGGTCCGGTTATGATCAAAAGCTACGTAATTTTGCTGCAGATGATAAGCAGCAGAAATCAGGCTCGTTAAATGAGGGCCAAGATACAGAACAACAAATGGTACAACAAAGGAAATCAAAAAACGGATACTCAAACATTTCTGGTGACGATCCGGAGCAACAGAAATTGTGCTGGACAACAAGAATCTTAGCCTTCGGGAATTATATCTTGATTGTCGCTTTGTTGATTGTTCTTCAAGTTACTGTAGTACTTTTGGTATTTCTAGAAGAAAAATATTGGAAAGGAAAATATTGGAAAGCATTTACTAGTTTGCTGATGGGAATGATATTTTTTACCTTCTTTGGGTCAAGAAATGCTCCGCAAAACTGGATGTCACAACTAGCATGCATTTTAACTTACCAACAAGCTGACCAAAAACATTCAAAGTCAAGGACGATGTACAAATCAAGTAAGTGTGTTTAGTTTTAAACCTATGATTTTATAGCTAGGAGGCTAGCTCGGGTGTGCAGTTCACTAGGTATTTTGGtgctgtgtataattatgcggtTCTGTCGCGAGGATAATGGAAGTGTTTATCCATGGCCAGTAGCTATATAAAGTAATTATTgcaatctgtgccaaaccaaatggcctgTATATCGAGGTGACTGAGAGGCAGAATAGCGGGAGTCTGTGTAGATTTTATCAGTTATTGGTGACCATAGAAATTACTACATGCACATGactaacgtgacttcctgtatatGTCATGGgtttggaatttgcacactgaccaatccaagtgtgggtaaTATATAATCCCTCCAGAACCATGTACATCTATACCACAACCATATACATTCTATTATACTCTTGGTAtgatctaccgtatagcaggtaattttcgggggacaaaatattcgtggttcagcaatattgagacatttcgtgggtaatattttcattgttggagcttgcactgcaggtaaaggtaggcaagatCACTTCAttcatgggtaaaatattcgtggtcagacctttaaccacgaaaaccacgaatattttgccccacgaaaattacctgctatacggtagatcaTTAAATTACCCTATACGGTATTCGGCTGTATTAGCATGCACCATGCAGAACTTAATTGTGTATACTTTACTTGATAATATAAAAGTAAGCCGAATTAAGTTCTTGTTGTATGTTTACACGTTTTTGTGAGCTAATATACAACCAGTATATACTGACAAGCAACACGGCAGTGACGATTGTGCATTTTACATTTTGCAGGTCTCATCAATGCAACAGTTTGTTTGATATGCTACCCGTTGTTTGCTTACTTGATATTCCGAAACATGACTCACCACAAAATAGATCCTTGGTGTTCAGAGTGCACAAATCTTCAGGGTATAACACTTGTTCCTTTTCTGATTCATATTTTCACCACTTATGGTGCATACTGGATTGCGTGGTTTGCTAGTGCAATGGCACTGAGGAGGAGTATTTTTGTTGCTTTGATTTTCTCTACTCCAGTATCTATTGCTGCATACTATGGAAGTGCTGCGAGGAAGGTAGCTGCCCCATTCTTCTTTTTGAATATCACTGAACACAGCGACATTGCTTTTATTCATGACCCAACAATTCAACCTTGGTACATTTTTGGCATGGTTTTTGGTTCTCTCGTTTGGATTGTTTTCACATTTGCGTTGATCGTGCACTGTTGTAGATATAAAGGTAAGATAATGGCCTTAGACGAGGAAATGTTTATGACGCCGTACTATGATAGCATTTTCTTCCAACAACATCTTTTTCTCAATATGAAGACTCAAGCAACTATACCAAACCCTGAAATTCAAGAAGCAACTAGCAAACTGAAAATGTATATATGTTTACCAATGTACAAGGAGAGTGCTGAAGAAATGAAAACACTGCTGGAATCTGTCAAGGGATTTGCACTTACTGCAGCAAAAAAGGGTGATGGAAACGAGTACGAATGCCATATTGTATTCGACAATGGTGTCCAAAATACAAAAACGACAAAATTCTCAAGCCAACTTTTAGAACTAATTAAAGAAACAACTGAAAAAGATTGCGCCGATGCAAAATATGAGACAGAATATGGTTGGTGCTGTAGATGGGAGCCAGGGTTCGGTGATATTCCGCTCATTGTCCATCTCAAAGATCCCACTAAGGTGCGGAACAAGAAACGATGGAGCCAAGTGCTGTACATGAAGCTCATAATCGAACACTACAAATCGATGGAGAATGCTTATATCCTCACAACAGATGGTGATGTCAGCTTTGACTATCAATCTGTTGATTGTCTGATTGATAGAATGAAGTCTGATAACAAGgttggttgtgtgtgtgctcggACCCACCCAAAAGGATCGGGGATTCTTTACTGGTATCAGAAATTCGACTATGCTATCGGACACTGGCTTCAGAAATCAGCAGAAGATGTTCTAGGCTGTGTGCTGTGCTGCCCAGGCTGCTTCAGTTTGTTCAGGTGCACAGCTCTCAAAGAGGTACTTGATGAATATTCCAAGCCGGCCGAGAGTGGAATAGAATTTTTAAGGAGAAATATGGGAGAAGATCGATGGCTGTGTACAATGCTAGTTGAGAAGGGTCACAGGCTTGTTTACTGTGCTATATCTTCAGTTAAGACTTCCTGTCCTGAATCATTCGCTCAGTTTTTCGCTCAGCGAAGAAGATGGATACCTTCAACTATTGCCAATATAGCTAGCTTGATCTCAAAACGCTCAGTTATAACAAAACAAAGCGACTACATATCTTCTCTCTTTATTTTGTACCAAATTCTGAACATTGTATCAACTGCAATTTCTCCAGCAACTGTAGTGTTTATGATTTCCAATGGACTAAAATCGGCATACGGGTTGTCTGAAACTGCAAACCAGGCGCTTATTGCATTTGTGATAATTCTTGGCATTGTTTTTGGACTGATctgtctgtttagccctgaCAAAACACAAATGGACATAGCTAAAATACTCACGCTGGTTTTTATAGCCTTTATGATTCTTGTATTGGTTGGTCTAGTCAAAGAAATTATTCACCTCATACCCCATTACCACCCAAACAATCCAGCACTTCTTAATTGTACAAGTGTCATGAACAATACTCAAAAGAATGGAGACTGTATCACTCACTATGTACCACCAGTAAGCTTGATCTATTTGGCATTCTTCACGGCAATTTTTGCACTCACGACAATTTTCCACTTCTCTGAATGGACAAATATCTTCCACGGCCTGACATTTTTTATTGCATTGCCAACAGGGTACTTTCTACTTCCTATCTATTGCGCTGCTAATTTGAAAAACCAGAGCTGGGGTACACGAGAGGAGAGAGCCAAAGAAGACAAAGGGTTGATTGATCTGATAAAGGACGGTTGGAGTTACATGAAATGCTGTAGATCAAGAACGCATTCTGATTTGGAAGCTAGCAAAGGTACATACAACAATTAATAGTtttacacactgcatgtattcaaAATATCAAGAGTGTGGTAgcaactactatacacacCTTTTTTAAGTACATTGTTGTCATGCATGTCACAAATACTACGCACTGTGTTGTTTGACATTACCATGTATGGCtaaggcatgcatgcaggctcaCAATCAGAAATTCTACTACATCGCCATGTActtacaatatacatgtaattaaccaTGCACATCGTTTTCTTGAGTGTGGTTTTAGAGCCACTTGAGATGCGAGTGttttacacacatgtatgacCAAGGGCGTAAATGACTCTGAGTCAGACAACAATTGTTTGTTGTAtgggctgtataattatagtatagttgctatatatacatgcaacttCATGCACACTCATAACTTGAATAACACTGTCATATTTTTATCCAGTAGGCGATTCCAATCAGAAAGTAGATGACAGCTCAAGGTCTACTTCAACAAGTAAGAATACGGTTTTAGATTGAGTATTTTTGCTCACGTAAAGCTCTCCAAATGTAATTTTTTCAATGCAGTTGAACTTGTGGAGAGTCATAAAAATCAAGCGGAGGTAGATTTCTGGAAGAAAGCAAGTGTCATTGACATACTTCGTAAGCAGAACGCTGACAAGAAGAGAGGTGAGGAAACTCCAtcagctaccgtatagcaggtatatttcaagggtataaattttcgcggatgaacctctacaaaggatttcgtggattttattttcgtggtctgagttccagccttttggtgcatgcgcacatcaacatgctgctgtacctccacaccgttagcctcgaatccataatactgaacacgcctactattcaataaagatataaattttcgtgggtataaattttcgcgatacaggctcaatccgcgaaaaccgcgaacatttataccctcgaaatatacccgctatacggatCCAGTTTTTGATTCGGAAGCTAGCCAAAGTGATTGCATGCCATTCATACAGCATACAAATAATGTGCTCGATTACAGAGTATATCagccatgcatataattatatagctgtatTCCAATTATTTATCTATCATTGAACGAGTGGATGGATAGTAGTTAATAGAAAGTGCCTGAccattgcatgtatataaagaCATGCTATAGCTCCAAAAGTGATTACAGCATTATATATTATGCAGTTATACCAGAAGAGAAGAAAATTGAAGAATCACTCTCTACCTTACGTAACACATCACTTGCAGCCTTGCTTGTGGTAAATCTGTTGTGGATACTACTTCTTTACACTATTGAGTTCGTAGAGATACATGGCTACATTGAACCATTCGGAGTGAAGACGCTCGAGCTTGTATTTCTTTCGCTGTACGCCCTGCTACTTTTCATCCAATTTGCCGCGATGATTATTCACCGAATCATCACTTTGGTACACTACATTGGAACTTTTTCAAAGGGTACAGAGGGCGAAGACACGAGTGAAAGTTCTTCTGAGGGATGTAAGGTGGCCTGTCGGAGCTGTATTGATACTTCTGAGTGGTTCTTAAATAAGACTTGGTAGATATAATTATCCGAGGCTGTGCAGCTAAATAAGTACCTATTATTGGACAGTTAAAACATTGAGCAGTGTGTCTTATTATAGCAACTCGTGCATAAATTAGTAAAATTATCGTTTGTGCGAATGAAcagatgttataattattatagcaacttGTACACATAGATATTATTTGATAATGCTGATACTATATATGATTATATCATTATGTTCAATCAGTACAGAGCCAACATAGACACACAACAGTTCTTAATTCAGTTCTCTTTCAGACTACACGTACacgagtagcctcgatcccagcccctcttaGCTTTTtcctgcggcctggaatcgaggctagtacacgAGGTACCTCACCAAACTAACCAATCCATGCAGGCTTACAGGCTGGCATGATGTCACAAAACGTAATATACaatggaacccctctataacgaaCACCTTTGAAGAACAATGTTTttgcctttatacagaggtggcctttatacagaggtggcctttgtagAGGTTGTTTtttacacaaactgttcatttgggacctaggtgcctggccgttatatagcaactggcctttattctgatgtggttgttaacagaggttccactgtaaatACATTTACTCAACATAAGGGAAATTCATTTACTTCAAATAGCACACAATGTTCCAGTCTCTTACAcagcttatatatatatagctgcatgtggtCTAGTGTGAAcagaccacaaaaccacaacacaCTTGAATGACAACTGTTCTGCATTgtgagctatatagctgttaCACGTACAAGCAGAGAGACTAACCACTATCAATATCTTAGAGGAATATACGATACGATTCTTGTATGCTACAACATTAATAACAAAGAAAGAATGATGCTAATAAAATTCATCTTTAACTTTGAGAAATGCAATAAAGTGGTTCTAATAATCAATAATTTTCACCTGCATGGTTGATCAATAAACTGAAACTTAACTTACAATGTTTGATGTTTAGTGTATTGTTGATAGCATGATGTCCaggttgtgcatgtgtgttgttgAGTGCAATTTCCTGGAAACTGTAATTTTCTAAGAATTTagacacacccctaacttTAAGTTGTCATGAATAACAAACATCATTACAGCTGCTATAGGTTTCTGGGATATGATAATGCACAAGTATattattgatccttgaaccGCTGTATAGGCTGATTATTAGCCgtatacacagacacacaaatacactatCTATAATTACACCATATACCTTGCTTacacatgcgcaccgaggcataattattatcatataGGCATGCAGTACGTAGCAAGAC
This region of Halichondria panicea chromosome 12, odHalPani1.1, whole genome shotgun sequence genomic DNA includes:
- the LOC135345217 gene encoding chitin synthase chs-1-like translates to MSDGSRTSIHVQDSEPPQSASNPNEQSKSKEDSKSAKLQSAKLYAFHTLIQAVPFFLMLICTVFSQISLVNLTNQLRLHANCSGNATDNDCLDTEDEAEAIAVFWYIVIILMIPNLHTFIKSFMHGVRSQQNLWPSIVSGFVGALVSIVEVWVMCTVIFLGISVLPPGLNLFLLNGVCVLQVILDISTILIEALRRRIMKNGSGYDQKLRNFAADDKQQKSGSLNEGQDTEQQMVQQRKSKNGYSNISGDDPEQQKLCWTTRILAFGNYILIVALLIVLQVTVVLLVFLEEKYWKGKYWKAFTSLLMGMIFFTFFGSRNAPQNWMSQLACILTYQQADQKHSKSRTMYKSSLINATVCLICYPLFAYLIFRNMTHHKIDPWCSECTNLQGITLVPFLIHIFTTYGAYWIAWFASAMALRRSIFVALIFSTPVSIAAYYGSAARKVAAPFFFLNITEHSDIAFIHDPTIQPWYIFGMVFGSLVWIVFTFALIVHCCRYKGKIMALDEEMFMTPYYDSIFFQQHLFLNMKTQATIPNPEIQEATSKLKMYICLPMYKESAEEMKTLLESVKGFALTAAKKGDGNEYECHIVFDNGVQNTKTTKFSSQLLELIKETTEKDCADAKYETEYGWCCRWEPGFGDIPLIVHLKDPTKVRNKKRWSQVLYMKLIIEHYKSMENAYILTTDGDVSFDYQSVDCLIDRMKSDNKVGCVCARTHPKGSGILYWYQKFDYAIGHWLQKSAEDVLGCVLCCPGCFSLFRCTALKEVLDEYSKPAESGIEFLRRNMGEDRWLCTMLVEKGHRLVYCAISSVKTSCPESFAQFFAQRRRWIPSTIANIASLISKRSVITKQSDYISSLFILYQILNIVSTAISPATVVFMISNGLKSAYGLSETANQALIAFVIILGIVFGLICLFSPDKTQMDIAKILTLVFIAFMILVLVGLVKEIIHLIPHYHPNNPALLNCTSVMNNTQKNGDCITHYVPPVSLIYLAFFTAIFALTTIFHFSEWTNIFHGLTFFIALPTGYFLLPIYCAANLKNQSWGTREERAKEDKGLIDLIKDGWSYMKCCRSRTHSDLEASKGDSNQKVDDSSRSTSTIELVESHKNQAEVDFWKKASVIDILRKQNADKKRVIPEEKKIEESLSTLRNTSLAALLVVNLLWILLLYTIEFVEIHGYIEPFGVKTLELVFLSLYALLLFIQFAAMIIHRIITLVHYIGTFSKGTEGEDTSESSSEGCKVACRSCIDTSEWFLNKTW